A section of the Choristoneura fumiferana chromosome 5, NRCan_CFum_1, whole genome shotgun sequence genome encodes:
- the LOC141427794 gene encoding ribosome quality control complex subunit NEMF homolog — MSWDDIKELVKTAQENADPVASCIKQLKLQTNHITLQLTDPYDDEDVQPMCVDIDLSLTAFANARKYYDLKRNAAKKQQKTLESADKALKSAERRTKQTLKEAQTISSISKARRTYWFEKFFWFISSDNYLVIGGRDQQQNELLVKRYMRATDIYVHAEVSGAASVIIKNPAAAPAPVPPRTLAEAGQAAVAYRLHIQTG; from the exons ATGTCATGGGACGACATCAAGGAGCTGGTAAAGACAGCGCAAGAGAACGCGGACCCCGTAGCGTCCTGCATCAAACAGCTGAAACTGCAGACCAATCACATCACGCTGCAGCTGACCGACCCGTACGACGATGAGGACGTCCAGCCCATGTGTGTCGACATCGACCTCTCGCTCACTGCCTTCGCTAACGCCAGGAA atACTACGATCTGAAGCGGAACGCCGCAAAAAAACAGCAGAAGACGCTGGAGTCAGCCGACAAGGCGCTGAAGAGTGCCGAACGGAGGACCAAGCAGACTCTCAAAGAGGCGCAGACTATCAGCAGCATCAGCAAGGCGCGGCGCACGTACTGGTTCGAGAAGTTCTTCTGGTTCATATCTTCAGACAACTACCTG GTGATAGGTGGTCGCGACCAACAACAGAACGAGCTTCTGGTGAAGCGCTACATGCGGGCGACAGACATATACGTGCACGCGGAGGTGTCTGGCGCCGCCTCCGTCATCATCAAGAACCCggcggccgcgcccgcgcccgtgCCGCCGCGGACGCTCGCTGAGGCCGGACAGGCCGCCGTGGCCTACAGGTTACACATACAAACTGGATAA